One Methanobrevibacter millerae DNA window includes the following coding sequences:
- a CDS encoding AAA family ATPase, translating into MKNNSKKSELKSQTQKSAVFETDNKRNAECVVLKAAGYPFDFEMMESSLEITDTGLFEQYARDQWLGMEINNESYLFDQKIIPDFAFKVISVKPENSIISETTKIKIILDETDKLKNVKSIKSSIKLSDIVGQVNAKNKIKVIEKYLREPEVFGSWAPKNILFYGHPGTGKTMLVKGLANEVEVPLYLIKATSLIGDHVGDAASKIHDLFEKASKNSPSIIFIDEIDAIALHRSFQSLRGDVSEIVNALLTEMDGINENEAVITICATNNSSSLDSAVRSRFEEEIEFKLPDDEERRQIFENNLETLPLEYDLDINKLVKVSKNMSGRDIKEKILKTALHNAIANDKTVVDMSDIDYALKSGKVKISDVKGMFE; encoded by the coding sequence TTGAAAAACAATTCCAAAAAAAGCGAGCTTAAAAGTCAGACCCAAAAGTCAGCCGTTTTCGAAACGGACAACAAACGCAATGCAGAATGCGTGGTCCTCAAGGCCGCAGGCTATCCCTTTGACTTTGAGATGATGGAAAGCAGCCTTGAAATAACCGATACTGGTTTGTTTGAACAGTACGCTCGTGACCAGTGGCTGGGAATGGAAATCAACAACGAATCCTATTTGTTTGATCAAAAAATCATACCTGATTTTGCGTTTAAGGTAATCAGCGTAAAGCCTGAAAACTCAATCATTTCAGAAACTACCAAAATCAAGATTATCCTTGATGAAACCGACAAGCTTAAAAACGTTAAAAGCATCAAAAGCAGCATTAAGCTTTCAGATATCGTCGGACAGGTTAATGCCAAGAATAAAATCAAGGTCATTGAAAAGTATCTAAGAGAACCGGAAGTATTCGGCTCCTGGGCTCCTAAAAACATTCTCTTTTACGGCCATCCGGGTACCGGGAAAACCATGCTTGTCAAGGGACTTGCAAACGAGGTTGAGGTTCCGCTTTATCTAATCAAGGCAACCTCATTAATCGGCGACCATGTCGGTGACGCCGCATCCAAGATACATGATCTGTTTGAAAAGGCCTCCAAGAACTCACCTTCAATAATTTTCATTGATGAAATAGATGCCATTGCGCTTCACAGGTCATTTCAGTCTTTGAGGGGTGACGTTTCAGAAATAGTTAATGCCCTTCTCACGGAAATGGATGGAATTAATGAAAACGAGGCGGTAATTACCATATGCGCCACAAACAATTCCTCATCACTTGACAGCGCCGTGAGAAGCCGTTTTGAAGAGGAAATCGAGTTCAAGCTTCCAGACGATGAAGAAAGGCGCCAAATATTTGAAAACAATCTGGAAACATTGCCTTTAGAATATGATTTGGACATTAATAAGCTCGTTAAGGTGTCAAAAAACATGTCCGGAAGAGATATAAAAGAGAAAATACTTAAAACAGCCCTTCACAACGCAATAGCTAATGATAAGACAGTTGTGGACATGTCAGACATTGACTATGCCCTTAAATCCGGCAAAGTTAAAATAAGCGATGTCAAGGGAATGTTTGAATAA
- a CDS encoding metallophosphoesterase has product MSFRKRRVLMMTPLYIIFEFFLLKYLFLLFYPLDDLTIALMALILGLMNVGSMLLELKKSRFITRLLTEIFAIWIWASMMYLIELVIIYSVSIFFQLDYTLVLIILALVPIIGVYAYWKAHNLVVNERTIELDNLTKEVNVVHLSDVHFGAVRYKKIIRQLADTLKTLEDSCEVAIISGDMADGSSVVLEDDFMPLSEVNMPIIFTPGNHDYYIGLENVKKACRKAGIIVLDNESTQIGDLNIYGLAYSFDDINAPGIDELKGEIKNDKTNIMIYHVPYLWEEHSKAGFDIQLSGHTHGGQFHPATWFCRLLYGYNRGLFKDERGHYMHVTTGVGSMDQPMRWGTDSEVVILRLKHALV; this is encoded by the coding sequence ATGAGTTTTAGGAAAAGACGTGTGCTGATGATGACTCCTTTATATATAATATTCGAGTTTTTTCTGCTTAAATATCTATTTTTGCTATTTTATCCTCTGGATGATTTGACGATTGCTTTAATGGCATTAATCCTGGGACTCATGAATGTGGGTTCCATGCTTTTAGAACTTAAAAAATCAAGGTTTATCACGCGTCTGTTAACGGAAATATTCGCAATATGGATATGGGCATCGATGATGTATCTCATTGAACTTGTAATCATTTATTCTGTCTCCATCTTTTTCCAACTGGATTATACGTTAGTATTAATTATATTGGCTCTTGTTCCTATAATCGGAGTTTACGCATACTGGAAGGCTCATAATTTAGTTGTAAACGAAAGAACTATCGAACTGGACAATTTAACAAAAGAAGTAAATGTGGTTCATTTATCGGACGTTCATTTCGGCGCCGTCAGATATAAAAAGATAATAAGGCAGCTTGCCGATACGTTAAAAACCTTGGAAGATTCCTGTGAAGTGGCCATAATTTCAGGCGATATGGCGGACGGCTCATCGGTGGTTTTGGAAGACGATTTCATGCCTTTAAGTGAAGTCAACATGCCGATAATATTCACGCCGGGCAACCATGACTATTATATTGGCCTTGAAAACGTCAAAAAGGCCTGCAGAAAAGCGGGAATTATTGTTTTAGACAATGAGTCAACGCAAATCGGAGACTTGAACATCTATGGCTTGGCATACAGTTTCGACGATATTAACGCTCCAGGTATTGATGAGCTTAAAGGTGAAATAAAAAACGATAAGACAAACATCATGATTTACCATGTTCCTTACCTCTGGGAGGAGCACTCAAAAGCCGGTTTTGACATCCAGCTTTCCGGACACACGCACGGAGGCCAGTTCCATCCCGCAACCTGGTTCTGCCGTTTGCTTTACGGATACAACAGGGGACTATTCAAGGATGAAAGAGGCCATTACATGCACGTAACGACTGGAGTGGGCTCAATGGACCAGCCAATGAGGTGGGGAACCGACTCCGAAGTGGTGATACTAAGATTAAAGCATGCTCTCGTATAG
- a CDS encoding TIM barrel protein translates to MKNKVFFGPAGSPVNYKGAAYKAPKYIQRIGLDSYEYQSPYGVRIGEESARILKEESEKFEILISMHGPYYINLCAKESEKIDKSIGHLIATARAGEWMGAYRLVFHPGFYTNRKPEKAMEISKQTINRLFEELEAEGIEEFTFAPETTGKRTQQGNIEEIVELCASFEHFEPTIDFAHIHARGRGYLTKKDDYNCIFSTIENKLDIDLLHCHFTTIEYSRAGEVKHHTLDESDEYGPQIEDLLANLIDNDWKANIICETPLRDIDSLKMKELYESML, encoded by the coding sequence ATGAAAAACAAAGTATTTTTTGGACCTGCTGGAAGTCCTGTCAACTACAAGGGAGCTGCCTACAAGGCCCCCAAATACATACAGCGAATCGGGCTTGACTCATACGAATACCAGTCCCCTTACGGAGTCAGGATTGGAGAGGAATCCGCCAGAATATTGAAAGAGGAATCCGAGAAGTTTGAAATACTGATATCCATGCACGGACCCTACTATATTAATCTGTGCGCAAAGGAATCCGAAAAGATTGACAAAAGCATCGGCCACCTCATAGCCACCGCCCGTGCCGGCGAATGGATGGGTGCCTACCGTCTGGTTTTCCATCCTGGATTTTACACTAACCGGAAGCCTGAAAAGGCAATGGAGATTTCCAAACAGACTATCAATCGCCTCTTTGAAGAGCTTGAAGCCGAAGGGATTGAGGAGTTTACCTTTGCTCCTGAAACAACCGGAAAAAGGACTCAGCAGGGAAACATTGAGGAAATCGTTGAATTATGCGCAAGCTTTGAGCATTTTGAGCCTACGATTGACTTTGCCCATATCCATGCCCGTGGAAGAGGATACCTAACCAAAAAGGACGATTACAACTGCATTTTCTCAACAATTGAAAACAAGCTGGACATTGACCTCCTGCACTGCCATTTCACCACCATCGAGTACAGCAGAGCCGGAGAGGTAAAGCATCACACTTTGGATGAAAGCGATGAGTACGGACCCCAAATCGAGGATTTGCTGGCCAATCTCATTGACAACGACTGGAAAGCCAACATCATCTGTGAAACGCCATTAAGGGACATTGATTCTTTGAAAATGAAAGAGCTATACGAGAGCATGCTTTAA
- a CDS encoding phosphorylating glyceraldehyde-3-phosphate dehydrogenase: MKSVAINGYGTIGKRVADAVSAQDDMKIIGVSKTRPNYEARTAVEEKDYPLYIGIPEREGLFKEAGIEIAGTVEEMIQEADVVVDCTPGNIGPQNLEMYKKAGVKAIYQGGEDHDLTGLSFNAIANYDDSYGADYTRVVSCNTTGLTRTLSTIDPIADIKKVRAVMVRRGSDPSEIKKGPINAIVPNPPTVPSHHGPDVQTVMKGIDVTTMALLVPTTLMHQHNIMVEINNDVETEEIIEALEKRSRVIVVDAEAGLGSTAELMEYAKELGRNRNDLYEIPVWRESINVVGNELFYMQAVHQESDVVPENIDAIRALLEMESDNEKSIAKTNKAMGIL; encoded by the coding sequence ATGAAATCTGTTGCAATTAATGGATATGGAACTATAGGAAAAAGAGTTGCTGATGCTGTTTCAGCTCAAGACGATATGAAAATAATTGGTGTGAGTAAGACCAGACCAAACTACGAAGCAAGGACTGCCGTTGAAGAAAAGGACTATCCTTTATACATCGGAATTCCTGAAAGGGAAGGACTGTTTAAGGAAGCCGGAATCGAAATAGCAGGAACCGTTGAAGAAATGATTCAGGAAGCTGACGTTGTGGTTGACTGTACTCCTGGAAACATCGGACCTCAAAACCTTGAAATGTATAAAAAGGCAGGCGTAAAGGCCATCTATCAGGGCGGAGAAGACCACGACCTCACAGGACTTTCATTCAACGCGATTGCAAACTATGACGACTCATACGGAGCAGACTACACCAGAGTCGTTTCCTGTAACACGACCGGACTTACACGTACCTTAAGCACAATCGACCCTATTGCAGACATCAAAAAGGTCAGGGCGGTCATGGTAAGAAGAGGATCAGACCCTTCCGAAATCAAGAAAGGTCCAATCAACGCAATCGTGCCTAACCCTCCGACGGTGCCATCCCACCACGGTCCGGACGTGCAGACCGTAATGAAAGGAATTGACGTTACAACAATGGCTTTGCTCGTGCCTACAACCCTCATGCACCAGCACAACATCATGGTTGAAATCAACAACGACGTGGAAACCGAAGAAATCATTGAAGCACTCGAAAAACGTTCAAGGGTAATCGTCGTTGACGCCGAAGCAGGTCTCGGTTCAACAGCGGAGCTTATGGAATACGCCAAGGAATTAGGCAGAAACAGGAATGACCTGTACGAAATTCCGGTATGGAGAGAATCCATCAATGTCGTCGGAAACGAATTATTCTACATGCAGGCCGTGCACCAGGAATCCGACGTTGTTCCGGAAAACATCGATGCTATTCGCGCTCTTCTTGAAATGGAAAGCGACAACGAAAAATCAATAGCTAAAACAAACAAAGCAATGGGAATTTTATAA
- a CDS encoding DUF4013 domain-containing protein, giving the protein MEIVDILKDAMVYPAHNITSLILYIALGIIAGIVGGGTIVGMAMGYADKNVFMLLGSGLIGILIFLVVAFAISGYELDIIKYGIIRSDEGPRIDFLRQFINGARLFLVRIVYYLIPVIISSILSIIFQHWVTTIISIILLVIFALAEFMAECRLAKTEDLVYALSIKDAIEDITRVGIINLLLFIIIVAIIAVVLLLILAFVMKWNSYIGGLLMGIVGVYLVFFIGRASGLLYSNVE; this is encoded by the coding sequence ATGGAAATAGTTGATATTTTAAAGGATGCAATGGTTTATCCGGCACACAACATTACCTCTTTAATACTTTATATCGCTTTGGGTATTATTGCAGGTATCGTTGGCGGAGGAACCATTGTGGGTATGGCCATGGGTTATGCCGACAAAAACGTATTTATGCTTTTAGGATCAGGACTTATAGGTATTCTCATCTTTCTTGTAGTGGCTTTCGCAATTTCAGGTTATGAACTGGATATCATTAAATACGGTATCATCAGAAGCGACGAAGGACCTAGAATCGACTTTTTAAGACAATTCATTAACGGTGCAAGGTTATTCCTGGTACGTATTGTCTACTACCTCATTCCGGTTATAATTTCTTCAATTTTAAGCATTATCTTCCAGCACTGGGTAACTACAATAATAAGCATTATCCTATTGGTTATTTTTGCCCTTGCCGAATTCATGGCGGAGTGCAGATTAGCTAAAACCGAAGATCTGGTCTATGCCTTATCAATTAAAGATGCAATTGAAGACATTACAAGAGTCGGTATCATAAATCTCTTGTTATTCATCATTATTGTTGCAATCATCGCTGTCGTATTGCTTTTAATTCTTGCATTCGTCATGAAATGGAATTCATACATCGGCGGATTACTGATGGGTATTGTTGGTGTATACTTGGTATTCTTCATTGGTAGAGCAAGCGGTTTATTATACTCAAATGTGGAATAA
- a CDS encoding ammonium transporter — protein MMVLSTGNTAWMLVATIMVLLMSVPGIAFFYGGLSKKKNVLNSMFLSLIAFAIASLIWIFYGYQMSFSPDSFFGFVGIPQSLFMEGIGVDSLTDTIPTFVFAGFELTFAALTAAIVSGSIVGRMKTKAWVVFTILWVSLIYIPVCHWIWGGGWMMSLGAIDFAGGIAVEVNSGFSALALALILGKRRDTSLLPHNLGYSILGAGFLWFGWMGFNGGSALAANGLAGSAILVSNTAAAAAMIVWVILDMINIGKPTVLGAITGAVAGLVAITPASGYVQLSGSLVIGIVASLISYFAVYNLKSKFGYDDALDVFGVHGLSGVWGLIATGLFASPAINGVAGLFYGNPHQLTVQIIAVVATMIYTFGASLIIAKALDMTMGLRVDDREEIAGLDTALHKESGYRL, from the coding sequence ATTATGGTTTTAAGTACAGGAAATACTGCTTGGATGCTCGTTGCAACCATTATGGTTTTATTGATGAGCGTTCCGGGCATTGCATTTTTTTACGGAGGATTATCGAAAAAGAAAAACGTTTTAAACTCAATGTTTCTCTCATTGATAGCTTTTGCAATAGCCAGTCTTATATGGATTTTCTACGGCTATCAGATGTCCTTTTCACCTGATTCATTTTTCGGATTCGTTGGAATACCACAAAGCCTTTTCATGGAAGGAATTGGCGTTGATTCACTTACAGACACCATTCCGACATTCGTATTTGCGGGCTTTGAGCTGACCTTTGCGGCATTGACAGCGGCAATCGTTTCAGGTTCCATTGTCGGAAGGATGAAAACGAAAGCGTGGGTTGTCTTTACTATTTTATGGGTCAGCCTGATTTACATTCCCGTCTGCCACTGGATTTGGGGCGGAGGATGGATGATGAGTCTGGGTGCAATCGACTTTGCCGGAGGAATCGCAGTTGAGGTCAACTCAGGTTTTTCAGCCCTTGCGCTGGCACTTATTCTGGGAAAGAGAAGGGACACTTCACTGCTCCCGCATAACCTGGGATATTCCATTTTGGGCGCAGGATTTCTGTGGTTCGGATGGATGGGATTCAACGGAGGATCAGCACTGGCAGCAAACGGCCTTGCAGGTTCAGCAATCCTGGTTTCAAATACCGCAGCAGCGGCCGCAATGATAGTGTGGGTAATTCTGGATATGATTAACATAGGAAAGCCGACTGTATTGGGCGCAATCACCGGTGCGGTTGCAGGACTTGTTGCCATTACTCCGGCATCAGGATACGTTCAGCTTTCAGGCTCACTGGTAATAGGAATTGTCGCATCACTGATTTCCTATTTTGCGGTTTACAATCTCAAAAGCAAATTCGGATACGATGACGCTTTGGATGTATTCGGTGTCCACGGACTTTCAGGAGTCTGGGGACTGATAGCTACGGGGCTTTTCGCATCGCCTGCAATAAACGGCGTGGCAGGATTGTTCTACGGCAATCCGCATCAGCTGACGGTTCAGATTATTGCCGTTGTTGCAACAATGATTTACACTTTCGGTGCAAGCCTGATAATAGCAAAGGCGCTTGACATGACTATGGGACTTAGAGTAGATGACAGAGAGGAAATTGCTGGTCTGGATACGGCATTGCACAAGGAATCCGGTTACAGATTATAA
- a CDS encoding P-II family nitrogen regulator, with product MKRIIAVIREEMFENVKTALLAAGCEGMNVSTVNGRGRQTGVKESYRGSSYCIDLIPKTRVELIVNEEDLDDVIDIIIESARTGDVGDGKIFVSDVEEVIRIRTGERGSKAV from the coding sequence ATGAAAAGAATTATAGCGGTTATTCGAGAGGAAATGTTTGAAAACGTAAAGACAGCCCTTCTGGCAGCAGGCTGTGAAGGAATGAACGTTTCAACGGTTAACGGAAGAGGAAGACAAACGGGCGTTAAGGAATCCTACAGGGGATCCAGCTATTGCATCGATTTGATTCCTAAAACAAGGGTTGAACTGATTGTCAATGAAGAGGACCTGGATGACGTCATTGACATTATCATAGAAAGCGCCAGAACCGGTGATGTCGGGGACGGAAAGATATTCGTTTCAGATGTTGAGGAAGTAATTAGAATAAGAACTGGCGAGAGAGGTTCCAAGGCGGTTTAA
- a CDS encoding heavy-metal-associated domain-containing protein, protein MALEEKEIKVVGMHCPSCVNAVQLSLTDVDGIEDAKADLDSGITTITLDADKVSDEEIKEAVEEAGFNVE, encoded by the coding sequence ATGGCTTTAGAAGAAAAAGAAATCAAAGTTGTAGGAATGCACTGTCCTTCCTGCGTAAATGCCGTACAATTATCATTGACCGACGTTGATGGTATTGAAGACGCAAAAGCTGATTTAGATTCTGGAATCACTACAATCACATTGGATGCCGATAAGGTAAGTGATGAAGAAATCAAAGAAGCAGTTGAAGAAGCAGGATTTAATGTGGAATAA
- a CDS encoding HAD-IC family P-type ATPase produces the protein MILADVLRPESRETVEILKGLGIKSTLLTGDNENSAGHVCRELNLSNFMFNCLPEDKSEYIGQRQLDENKVAMIGDGINDAPSLKKANVGIAMASIGSDVSIEAANITLINDNIGDLPHLIAISRQTIKTININIAFSLVLNITAMILAVLGVIDPISGALIHNIGSVVVIIYSGLMVNYKRLGITKNINKKSFKDMNIKTHGGAKWL, from the coding sequence GTGATACTTGCCGACGTATTAAGACCCGAGTCAAGAGAAACTGTCGAAATATTAAAGGGCCTTGGCATTAAAAGCACACTTCTAACCGGAGACAATGAAAACAGTGCAGGCCATGTATGTAGGGAACTGAATTTATCCAATTTCATGTTCAACTGCCTTCCCGAAGACAAAAGCGAATACATCGGCCAAAGGCAGCTTGATGAAAACAAGGTGGCAATGATTGGCGACGGAATCAACGATGCGCCATCCCTTAAAAAGGCCAATGTCGGAATAGCTATGGCAAGCATCGGAAGCGACGTATCCATTGAAGCGGCAAACATCACTCTTATTAACGACAATATCGGCGATCTGCCTCATCTGATAGCTATTTCAAGACAGACCATTAAAACGATTAACATAAACATTGCCTTTTCACTTGTATTGAACATTACCGCAATGATTCTGGCCGTATTAGGCGTTATTGACCCAATTTCAGGTGCATTAATCCATAATATCGGCTCCGTCGTTGTAATAATATATTCAGGACTGATGGTTAACTACAAAAGATTAGGCATAACTAAAAATATAAATAAAAAATCATTCAAAGATATGAACATCAAAACACATGGAGGCGCAAAATGGCTTTAG
- a CDS encoding heavy metal translocating P-type ATPase translates to MNLKFDKGKKIDIMLIVVSVTSLLLSLMDSLSYLSWIAVALCAVPIFKECIIGLTKADITADLLVTIAIIASIAIGEVFAAGEIAVIMAIGGFLEEYTVSKTQGKIEELIRLTPTTATRVRNGKKEKINANEINVGDTLKVLPGETLACDGIITEGETSIDEATLTGESMPVDKTKGDEVSSGTMNLYGSFMMTATKESQDSSLQKLIELVESSKPENAKIVRTADRWATWIVLIAFSAAVLTYLFTGEIIRAVTVLVVFCPCALVLATPTAIMACIGNLTKYGILVKDGQSIEELAHVNEIIFDKTGTLTYGTPKVVSVNGDDEMMYLLASLESKSEHPLAKAIMNHYGEKELGEVENFKMIMGKGVKGTVDGHEIMAGKPELLKDENINLSKNLNLSNGEKRNLRRQEP, encoded by the coding sequence ATGAATCTCAAATTCGACAAAGGCAAAAAGATTGACATAATGCTGATAGTCGTGTCCGTGACAAGTCTGCTGTTGAGTCTTATGGACTCATTGAGCTATTTGTCATGGATAGCTGTCGCATTATGTGCAGTACCAATATTCAAGGAATGCATTATTGGTTTAACGAAAGCTGACATAACAGCAGATCTTCTTGTGACAATTGCAATCATCGCATCAATAGCAATCGGCGAGGTCTTTGCTGCAGGAGAAATCGCTGTGATAATGGCTATAGGAGGATTTCTGGAAGAATACACCGTATCCAAGACTCAGGGAAAAATAGAAGAACTCATAAGATTAACCCCCACAACAGCAACGAGAGTAAGGAACGGGAAAAAGGAAAAAATCAATGCTAACGAAATTAACGTTGGAGACACTTTAAAGGTGCTTCCGGGCGAAACATTAGCGTGTGACGGAATAATCACTGAAGGAGAAACCTCAATTGATGAGGCCACATTAACGGGCGAATCAATGCCTGTCGATAAAACGAAAGGGGATGAAGTCTCAAGCGGAACGATGAACCTTTACGGATCATTTATGATGACGGCAACCAAGGAAAGCCAGGACAGTTCACTTCAAAAGCTGATTGAACTGGTTGAGTCATCAAAGCCTGAAAACGCAAAAATCGTCAGGACGGCAGACAGATGGGCAACATGGATTGTTTTAATCGCATTTTCAGCTGCAGTATTGACATACCTATTTACGGGCGAAATAATAAGGGCCGTTACCGTTCTGGTCGTATTCTGTCCGTGCGCACTGGTGCTTGCAACGCCGACGGCGATAATGGCATGCATCGGCAACCTGACGAAATACGGCATTCTGGTCAAGGACGGCCAGTCAATAGAGGAGCTGGCTCACGTTAACGAAATAATATTCGACAAGACCGGCACCCTGACCTACGGAACGCCGAAAGTGGTTTCAGTCAATGGAGATGACGAGATGATGTATCTGCTTGCATCCCTTGAATCCAAATCGGAGCATCCCCTGGCAAAGGCTATAATGAATCATTACGGCGAAAAGGAGCTTGGAGAAGTTGAAAACTTCAAAATGATAATGGGAAAGGGAGTGAAAGGCACGGTGGACGGCCATGAAATAATGGCCGGAAAGCCGGAACTTTTAAAGGATGAAAACATTAATCTGAGTAAAAACTTAAATCTCTCAAACGGGGAAAAGCGAAATCTTCGTCGTCAAGAACCGTGA
- a CDS encoding metal-sensing transcriptional repressor: MKKCMDSENLHRRLKKIIGQINAIDRMIDEDIPCEQILMQVNASKSALHKVGHIIVEGHLENCVKEAIDDGDADDALGDISTILEYYSRL, encoded by the coding sequence ATGAAAAAATGTATGGACAGTGAAAACTTACACAGAAGGCTTAAAAAAATCATCGGCCAAATCAATGCAATAGACCGCATGATTGACGAGGACATTCCCTGCGAACAGATACTCATGCAGGTCAACGCATCCAAATCCGCTCTGCATAAGGTTGGGCACATTATTGTAGAGGGACATTTGGAAAACTGCGTAAAGGAAGCAATCGATGACGGCGATGCAGATGACGCTTTAGGCGATATCTCAACCATTTTGGAATACTACTCCAGACTTTAA
- the mcrB gene encoding coenzyme-B sulfoethylthiotransferase subunit beta has translation MRIYDDELDLYGPDGKLLQEDVPLEAISPLKNSAIQDMIYDIKRSAAVNLAGIEKGLKNAAMGGKSVFIPGRELDLPIVENAEVIAGKIEKILRVNEDDDTTVNLINDGQQLLVQLPFERLNVAADYSVSTMQTGAATIQAIIDTFDVNMFDASTIKTSVMGAYPRTVDLSGAHISALLGPPVLLEGLGYGLRNIMANHVVAITNKQTLNAAALSSIMEQTAMFETGDATGAFERMHLLTLAYQGLNADNLVFDIVKENGKGTVGTVIQSLVGRAIEDNVIRVAKKMPSGYNLYEPVDWALWNAYAAAGLLAAVIVNIGAARAAQAVASTVLYYNDMLEYETGLPGVDYGRTEGVGVGFSFFSHSIYGGGGPGTFHGNHVVTRHAKGTAIPCASAAMCLDAGTQMFSVQRTSSLIGIVYGTIDNLRNPIPNVANVAGEIKEKL, from the coding sequence ATGCGAATATATGATGACGAATTAGATTTGTATGGTCCCGATGGAAAACTTCTCCAGGAAGACGTTCCGTTGGAGGCTATCAGCCCGCTTAAGAATTCTGCGATTCAGGATATGATATATGACATTAAAAGATCTGCTGCAGTAAACTTGGCCGGTATTGAAAAAGGATTGAAAAATGCTGCTATGGGCGGTAAATCCGTTTTTATTCCGGGAAGAGAGCTGGATCTTCCTATAGTTGAAAACGCAGAAGTGATAGCCGGGAAAATTGAAAAGATTCTTCGCGTTAATGAAGATGATGACACCACCGTTAACCTTATTAACGACGGACAGCAATTGCTGGTTCAGCTTCCGTTTGAAAGGCTGAACGTGGCTGCCGATTATTCCGTATCCACAATGCAGACAGGTGCCGCAACGATTCAGGCAATCATCGACACCTTTGATGTAAACATGTTTGACGCATCAACAATCAAGACGTCAGTAATGGGTGCATATCCAAGAACCGTCGATTTGTCCGGTGCACACATCAGTGCGCTTCTGGGGCCTCCGGTTCTCCTGGAAGGTTTAGGTTATGGTTTAAGAAACATTATGGCAAACCACGTTGTTGCAATTACCAACAAGCAGACTTTAAATGCTGCTGCACTGTCCTCAATCATGGAACAGACTGCAATGTTTGAAACCGGTGATGCGACAGGGGCCTTTGAAAGGATGCACCTGCTGACCCTGGCATATCAGGGCTTGAATGCCGACAATTTGGTTTTTGACATTGTAAAGGAAAACGGAAAGGGAACCGTAGGTACTGTAATCCAGTCCCTGGTCGGCAGGGCAATTGAGGATAATGTAATCAGAGTAGCTAAAAAGATGCCTTCAGGATATAATCTATATGAACCGGTTGACTGGGCATTATGGAACGCTTATGCCGCTGCAGGATTGCTTGCTGCAGTAATCGTTAATATCGGTGCTGCAAGGGCTGCTCAGGCAGTTGCATCAACTGTATTGTATTATAACGACATGCTCGAATACGAAACAGGGCTTCCTGGTGTGGATTACGGAAGAACCGAAGGTGTAGGTGTAGGATTCAGTTTCTTCTCACATTCAATTTACGGTGGGGGAGGACCGGGAACATTCCACGGAAACCACGTAGTAACAAGACACGCAAAGGGAACGGCAATTCCTTGTGCATCCGCTGCAATGTGTTTGGATGCGGGAACCCAGATGTTTTCAGTTCAAAGGACTTCATCATTGATTGGAATAGTCTACGGCACTATAGACAATCTTAGAAATCCGATTCCTAACGTTGCAAACGTTGCAGGTGAAATTAAGGAAAAGCTTTAG
- the mcrD gene encoding methyl-coenzyme M reductase operon protein D, which translates to MDESEKVNVIDIKIIPNRYLKPKTTEKLLNAIYNLEGQQRVLIHGPSIPLKVFYGPGKGHVVNHTDRKVINVKGHDLELRVMVGEIVITVDMSKFNAFMDDLEDILGEFMPCDYSLLVGIFTRTKSTISDYLKYGNNFESAIDERYIGLVDSRAKTSETVKVIK; encoded by the coding sequence ATGGATGAATCAGAAAAGGTTAATGTTATAGACATTAAAATTATTCCAAACAGATACTTGAAGCCAAAGACTACCGAAAAATTGCTGAACGCCATTTATAATCTGGAAGGTCAGCAAAGAGTCCTGATACATGGCCCATCAATTCCTCTGAAGGTATTTTATGGACCGGGAAAGGGACACGTTGTAAATCACACGGACAGAAAGGTCATAAACGTGAAAGGTCATGATCTGGAACTGCGTGTAATGGTCGGCGAAATCGTTATCACTGTGGACATGTCTAAGTTCAACGCCTTTATGGATGATTTGGAAGACATTCTGGGTGAATTCATGCCGTGTGACTATTCATTGCTTGTTGGAATCTTCACGAGAACAAAGTCAACGATTTCCGATTATCTCAAGTATGGAAACAATTTCGAAAGCGCAATAGATGAACGTTACATCGGTTTGGTCGATTCACGTGCAAAAACATCTGAAACAGTTAAAGTTATTAAATAA